The Deltaproteobacteria bacterium genomic interval CCCGCCGAAGTGGTGGAGGGGGCCTTCAAGAAAGAGGAGACGGTCGAGGAGGCGGCCGCTTCCGGGGAGCCGGTCCCGGCTCCTCGGGTCGATACCGGCCCCGTGGTCGCCGGCTTCGGTCCCGGTGTGGAGTCGGTTGTGAGCGTACCGCCGAGGCCGACGGCCGGTCCCGGCTCCGAGGCCGCCGCCACGGAGGCCGAGGGCGTTCCGGCCGAGAAGGCCGTCTCGGCCAGGGAGGCCGTCCCGGTCAGGGAGGCCGTCTCTGCCAAGGAGGCCGCTCCTGTGGCCGCTGCCGAATCTCCGCCGCCGGCCCCCAGTGCCGGCTTCGGTCCCGCCGAAGTGGTGGAGGGGGCCTTCAAGAAAGAGGAGACGGTCGAGGAGGCGGCCGCTTCCGGGGAGCCGGTCCCGGCTCCTCGGGTCGATACCGGCCCCGTGGTCGCCGGCTTCGGTCCCGGTGTGGAGTCGGTTGTGAGCATACCGCCGAGGCCGACGGCCGGTCCCGGCTCCGCGGCCGCCGCCACGGAGGCCGAGGCCGTTCCGGCCAAGAAGGCCGTCCCGGTCAGGGAGGCCGTCTCGGCCAAGGAGGCCGCGCCTGCGGCCGCTGCCGCGCCTGCGCCCAAACCGGCCGCACCGCCGGCGGCTTCGAAGGCCGCGTCCTTCGAGGACAAGACCATGGCCGTCAAGGACGTGCGTTTCGAGAGGCTTCGGGACACGGCGAGGGTGGTCGTTGAAGGGTCGCGCAGACCCCGTTACAGGGTCACCGAGAGCCTCGGCGGCCGAAAGATAACCGTCGATTTCGACGGCGCCGTCATACCCAAGGCCCTGGAAAGGACGCTGGACGCCACGAAGCTCGGCACGCCGGTGCTCAAGATAAGCTCCTACCAGGCCATGACCGAGCCCGAAAAGCGGGTCCGCCTCCTCATATTCGTAAGGCAGAAGGTCCCCTACGACATACTGGAGGACCGCGGAAACCTCTACATCGATTTTCCGCTCGCCGGACCTCCCGTTGAAGAGGCGGCGGCCGGGGTGAAGACCCCTGTCGGAGAGGGCGCGCCTTCCGCCGAGGCCGCCGAGGCCGCCGAGGCCGGGGGGGCCGGGGGGGACGCCGAAGGCGCCGAGCGCAGGTACACGGGCCGCAGGATCGACATCGACATGGTGGACGCCAACATCTCGGACGTGCTCAAGCTCCTCGCCGAGGTGAGCAACCTCAATATCATAACGGGCGACGACGTGGTGGGCACCATAACGCTCCGGCTCAAGAACGTCCCCTGGGACCAGGCCTTCGACATCATACTGCGCACAAAGAACCTCGACAAGGTCCAGGAGGGCAACATCATATGGGTCGCTCCGGCCGACAAGATAAAGCAGGAGAAGGCCGCGGCCCTCGAGGCGAAGCAGGCCGAGGAGAAACTCGAGGAGCTCAAGATCCACCTCATACCGGTGAACTACGCCACGGCCTCGGACCTCCTCTCCCAGGTCCGGGAGGTGATGAGCGAGCGCGGCACGGTCACGAGCGAGGACCGCACCAATACGCTCATCATCAAGGACATACAGAAGAGCATAGACGCGGCCAGGGAGCTTGTGGCAAGGCTCGACACCCCCATACCGCAGGTCCTCATTGAGGCGAGGATAGTGGAGGCGTCGACGAGCTTCGCCCGCGACCTCGGCGTCCAGTGGGGCATCGACTACAAGAACCTGACCGACTCGGTGCTGACCCACTCCTTCGGCACCACGGCCACCACGGGACTCACAACACAGAACTACGCGGTGAGCCTCCCGGCCACCGGTACGGCCGGCTCGCTCGGGGGCATAGGGCTCACCATAGGAAAGCTCGCCAAGAATCCCCTGCTCCTGGACCTGAGCCTCTCGGCCGGCGAACAGTCGGGACTTCTCAAGACCATATCGCGTCCCCGCATAACGACTCTCGACAACCGCGAGGCCGTCATAGAGCAGGGCGAGGAGATACCCTTCGAGACGACGTCGGCCACGGGCACGGCCACGACCTTCAAGAAGGCGAACCTGAGCCTTACGGTGACGCCCCATATAACCCCCGACGGCAGCGTGCTCATGAAGATAAAGGCCACCCGCAACTCGCTGGGCACCTTCAGGACCCAGTCGGGCGAGCCGAGCATAAACACGAAGGAGGCCTCCACCGAGGTGCTCGTGCGCGACGGCGAGACTACGGTCATCGGCGGCATAATCATCTCCGACTCTTCGAGGACGACCAAGGGGATACCTTTCATGAAGGATATCCCGCTGCTTGGCTGGCTCTTCAAGAGCAAGTCCGTGTCGGACTCCCAGTCGGAGCTGCTCATATTCATCACGCCCAAGATAGTCAAGTCCCATGGCTCGTAGTCGCCGTATGTCCAGGGGCCCCGCAGGAGGAGAGAGATGATGCGTTCTCTGCCCTTTTTGACAAGATGTCTTTGCATGACCGTTCTTGCCGCGCTGGTGGTCTCCTGTGGAGACCAGACCGGCGGAGGCGGCGGAGGCGGCTCCGGTTCGAGCGGCATCATATTCTCGGTGGACAAGGTCGTTCCCCGCGACCTCGTCTCGCTCGCCGACTCGTGGAGCGTGGACATGGTGTGGAACACCGACTGCAACGGCGACGGAACGGCCGACGACCCCGAGCTCTTCGGCGCCCACGGGGCCGACATAACGCTCACGGCCAAGCACATGGACGGGGTGACCGTCCCTCCGGCGGCGAGATTCCTGACCATAACCCACTACACCGTGGAGTACAGCATCGTCACCGGCTACACCGGTCCGAGCTTTCCGACGAGGACCTACTACGAGTCGCTCATGATAGAGCTTCAGACGGGGCTTCGGGGAAACGCCACCATGTCGGTCAAGCTCATGCCCGAGGACCTCAAGCGCACCTACGTGCCGGCGCTCGGCGGCAGCCAGACCTGGACCTACGGCTACCCGGAGTACAACGTGGTCTACACCTTCTATGCCCAGGACGAGTACGGCAACGACCTCATGACCAAGGCCTTCGCCGTGGTGACGCTCGGCAACTTCAACGCCTGCTCGGGCCAGGGCGGCACTGGCACTTAAGGCCGACGCCGCCGCGCGCCTGCGGCGCGGCCGGCAACGACTGGGATACAAGCGGGGTGCTTTATGTCTTGTAAGAGAATCTTTGCGGCCGTGCTCGCCTCGGCGCTGCTCTACGGCTGCGGCACGGGCGACAGCCCGAAGACATACGGGCCGTCTGCCACTGCCGGCACGACGACGGCCACATCGGCCACCACACTCTCCGTCTCTCTGACGGCCACGCCGTCGACGCTGACCTTCCTGGCCACCTCGAGCGTGCAGGCCACGGTCAGGAAGAGCGACGGCTCCAACGCGCCCGACGGCACCATAGTGCTCTTCAGGCTCAGCAGCTCCACGGCCGGCTCCATCACCTCCCAGGCCACCACCTTCAACGGCACGGCCACCGCCACCTTCACGGCCGGAAGCACGGCCGGCACCGTGACCGTCACGGCCGAGGCGAGCGGGGCCACGGCCACCGTCGACATAACCATCGAGGCCCCGTCGGCCGGCTCCATAACCTTCGTCTCGGCGACCCCGCAGGTCATAGGGCTCAAGGGCAGCGGACAGACCGAGACATCGACCCTCACCTTCCAGGTCAACGACACGAGCGGCAACGCCGTATCCGACGGCACGACCGTGAGTTTCGTCATGAGCGGGCCGAGCGGAGGCCGTCTGCCGTCGGACGGAGGGGAGTACATAGGCAGTCTCGATTCCTCCCCCACCACAGCCTCGGCCTCCACCGTGAGCGGCAAGGCCACGGTCACGCTCAAGAGCGGCACCGTGGCGGGCCCCGTCACCGTGACGGCCTCGGTCACCGTCGACGGGCAGACCCTCTCGGCCTCGTCCAACGTCATAAGCATAGGAGGCGGCATACCGTCGGCCACCCACTTCTCGCTTGCCGCCAGCACGCTCAACATCCCGGGCGTCGTCGACGGCGGGGCCGACTACATCAACAAGGAGACGACCATAAGCGCCTTCGTGGCCGACCGCTTCGGCAACTACAACGTCCTGCAGGGCACGTCCGTCTCGTTCTACACCGAGGCCGGCGCCATCGACCGCAGCAGCACGACCGACGCCTCGGGCTCCACGTCGGTGAAGCTGCGTTCCCAGCTCCCCTACCCGGCGGACGTGGCCATCGACTCCACCGAGACGGCCATGATAAACAGCGTCAACTCCACCTTCGGCCTCTCCATACCGACCGACGGCTCCGTGCACCCGCGCGACGGCTGGGTCACGGTGCTGGCCACCGTCCAGGGCGAGGAGGCCTTCCTCGACGAGAACGGCAACGGCCTCTTCGACCGCTCCTACTCCACCACGGCCTGTCCCCAGGACATGACCTGCGAGTGCGACGGCGGCACCACCGACGGCTACTCCACCTACGTAACCGGCGGCTCCACCTGCACAACCGGCAAGAGGTCCGAGGGCTTCACCGACCTGAGCGAGCCCTTCATAGACAAGGACGACGACGGCTCGCGCGACGACGGCCAGACCTCGGGCAACCCCTTCGAGGAGTACATAGACGCCAACGGCAACGGCCAGTTCGACGGTCCCAGCGGTGTGTGGGACGGCCCCGGCTGCAAGAGCAACTGCCAGACGAGCAAGATGATCTGGCAGAGCCAGACCGTGGCCTTCACCACCAACTCGTCGTACTGCGCCGTCTCGCCGACCTCGTTCACCATCGCCGACGGCAAGTCGGAGACCTTCAAGTTCCTGCTCGGCGACTACAACCTCAACTCTCTCGTGGGCGGCACGAAGATAACCCTGTCGGCCACGGTCGGGAATCTCTCGCCCACTTCCTATACCCTTCCCGACAGCGTGCCCGACGGCCCACTCATCCTGACATTCACGCTCTCCGACCCCACTTCGGGAGACACGGATGCGGCGGCGAGCTCGACGATCGAGGTGACGGTCACATCGAGCGACGTGGTGACCTGTTCGTCGGTGTCGGTAAGCGGTACGGTGGACTGAGCCGGTCTGCTCTTCTCTTGCCTTCATGGTCGTAAAAGTATAAACTGTGATTAATTACCCTGGGGGAAACGTGGGCCTATGGCCCTTCTACAGAAAGTTTCCCCCGGTGTAATAGATCGATCCATCGGAGTGTGCAGTGCTCAGGTATCTGACAGCCGGAGAGTCGCACGGGAAGGGTCTTACAGCCGTCGTCGAGGGCATGCCCTCGGGGCTTTCCCTGAGCGAGGAGTCCGTGAACGCGGACCTTGCGCGCCGCCAGGTCGGCTACGGCCGGGGCGGGCGCATGGCCATAGAGAAGGACAGGGTGGAGATAACGGCCGGCGTGCGTCACGGTGTCACCCTGGGCTCGCCCATAGCCATGACGGTGAGAAACCGCGACTGGGAGAACTGGCGGGTCGCCATGGCCGTGGGCGGCGTCGGGGACGCCGACGAAGAGCAGCTTCGCCGCGTGACCCGTCCGAGACCGGGGCACGCCGACCTCGCCGGGGCCATGAAGTACGCCACCGCAGACGTGCGCAACATACTGGAGCGCTCCAGCGCCCGCGAGACGGCGGCGAGGGTGGCCGTGGGAGCCGCGGCCAAGGCCCTTGTGCGCCGCTTCGGCATGGACGTGGTGAGCTGGGTCGTGGAGATAGGGGGGGTGCGCTGGGAGGCGCGGAGGGCGAGGAGTCCCCACGCACTCTACAGGGCCGCCGAAAGAAGCGACGTGCGCTGCCCGGACAGGGCGGTGTCGGCGCTCATGCGCCGCCGCATAGACGAGGCCAGGGAGGCGGGCGACAGCCTCGGCGGCGCCTTCGAGGTGGTCGTAACGGGCGTGCCGCCGGGGCTCGGAAGCCACGTCCACTGGGACCGCAGGCTCGACGGAAGGCTCGCCCAGGCCCTCATGAGCGTGCAGGCCACGAAGGCCGTGGAGGTGGGCATGGGCTTTGCCGTGAGCTCCACGCCGGGCTCGAAGGTCCACGACGAGATATTCTTCTCGGCCCGCAGGGCCGGGCGCGGCGACGGCTACTGGCCCGTGGGCCGCGGCTACTACCGCAGGACCAACAACGCCGGCGGCATCGAGGGCGGCATGACAAACGGCGAGCCCATCGTGCTGAGGGCCGCCATGAAGCCCATACCCACGCTCTACAGGCCGCTTCGCTCCGTCGATATGGCGACGAAGCGCCCCTTCAAGGCGAGCATCGAGCGAAGCGACACCTGCGCCGTCGCCGCGGCGGCCGTGGTGGCCGAGGCGGCCGCCGC includes:
- a CDS encoding chorismate synthase gives rise to the protein MLRYLTAGESHGKGLTAVVEGMPSGLSLSEESVNADLARRQVGYGRGGRMAIEKDRVEITAGVRHGVTLGSPIAMTVRNRDWENWRVAMAVGGVGDADEEQLRRVTRPRPGHADLAGAMKYATADVRNILERSSARETAARVAVGAAAKALVRRFGMDVVSWVVEIGGVRWEARRARSPHALYRAAERSDVRCPDRAVSALMRRRIDEAREAGDSLGGAFEVVVTGVPPGLGSHVHWDRRLDGRLAQALMSVQATKAVEVGMGFAVSSTPGSKVHDEIFFSARRAGRGDGYWPVGRGYYRRTNNAGGIEGGMTNGEPIVLRAAMKPIPTLYRPLRSVDMATKRPFKASIERSDTCAVAAAAVVAEAAAAFTVACAFLEKFGGDSVEEIDYNYRGYLDRIVRDFS
- the pilQ gene encoding type IV pilus secretin PilQ, whose protein sequence is PAEVVEGAFKKEETVEEAAASGEPVPAPRVDTGPVVAGFGPGVESVVSVPPRPTAGPGSEAAATEAEGVPAEKAVSAREAVPVREAVSAKEAAPVAAAESPPPAPSAGFGPAEVVEGAFKKEETVEEAAASGEPVPAPRVDTGPVVAGFGPGVESVVSIPPRPTAGPGSAAAATEAEAVPAKKAVPVREAVSAKEAAPAAAAAPAPKPAAPPAASKAASFEDKTMAVKDVRFERLRDTARVVVEGSRRPRYRVTESLGGRKITVDFDGAVIPKALERTLDATKLGTPVLKISSYQAMTEPEKRVRLLIFVRQKVPYDILEDRGNLYIDFPLAGPPVEEAAAGVKTPVGEGAPSAEAAEAAEAGGAGGDAEGAERRYTGRRIDIDMVDANISDVLKLLAEVSNLNIITGDDVVGTITLRLKNVPWDQAFDIILRTKNLDKVQEGNIIWVAPADKIKQEKAAALEAKQAEEKLEELKIHLIPVNYATASDLLSQVREVMSERGTVTSEDRTNTLIIKDIQKSIDAARELVARLDTPIPQVLIEARIVEASTSFARDLGVQWGIDYKNLTDSVLTHSFGTTATTGLTTQNYAVSLPATGTAGSLGGIGLTIGKLAKNPLLLDLSLSAGEQSGLLKTISRPRITTLDNREAVIEQGEEIPFETTSATGTATTFKKANLSLTVTPHITPDGSVLMKIKATRNSLGTFRTQSGEPSINTKEASTEVLVRDGETTVIGGIIISDSSRTTKGIPFMKDIPLLGWLFKSKSVSDSQSELLIFITPKIVKSHGS